From the Platichthys flesus chromosome 6, fPlaFle2.1, whole genome shotgun sequence genome, one window contains:
- the LOC133955588 gene encoding dihydrofolate reductase-like — protein sequence MENSQEKRQEKPVRLIAAVCNDMGIGKDGHLPWKLPSEFQYFLNTVTRVSRPGKMNMMVWGKLCWFSHPETLFPLANTLHVVLSTKLKKVPDHAHFLSEDFESAVRLSAEPPLADLIETIWVVGGMQVYKDALSHPWCDLVYLTNVMADFECDVFFPDFDRGVFKLQERFPQVPSDIQEEDGVKYKFQVFKKSICDAI from the exons ATGGAGAACAGCCAGGAGAAAAGGCAGGAGAAGCCAGTGCGCCTCATCGCGGCTGTTTGCAATGACATGGGGATCGGGAAAGACGGACACCTGCCCTGGAAACTACC GTCTGAATTCCAGTACTTCCTCAACACTGTCACCAGGGTGTCGAGACCAG GAAAGATGAACATGATGGTCTGGGGTAAACTGTGCTGGTTCTCCCACCCGGAAACACTGTTCCCATTGGCTAATACTCTACATGTGGTGTTGAGCACCAAACTGAA AAAAGTTCCAGATCATGCCCACTTCCTGTCCGAAGACTTTGAGAGCGCTGTCCGCCTGTCTGCAGAGCCCCCCCTAGCTGACCTGATAGAGACCATCTGGGTCGTTGGTGGTATGCAGGTCTATAAG GACGCGCTGAGCCACCCGTGGTGTGATCTGGTTTATCTTACCAATGTCATGGCTGACTTTGAGTGTGATGTTTTCTTCCCTGACTTTGACAGAGGAGTGTTCAAACTACAAGAAAG ATTCCCTCAGGTACCGAGTGATATTCAGGAGGAGGACGGCGTTAAGTACAAATTCCAAGTATTCAAGAAATCGATCTGTGATGCCATTTAG
- the cry1b gene encoding LOW QUALITY PROTEIN: cryptochrome-1b (The sequence of the model RefSeq protein was modified relative to this genomic sequence to represent the inferred CDS: inserted 2 bases in 1 codon; deleted 2 bases in 1 codon; substituted 1 base at 1 genomic stop codon) — MCLGPKCYSSCRTVHCTTITTTKKEKETSKPSLSFYGQLLLREFFYTTATDNPCFDKMEGNPVCVQIPWDRNPETLAKWAEGRPXDLWISXEEGMKVFEELRLDADWSTNAGSWTCFSYSSFYEQVFRCYCPAGFGRSTDPSVTYIRRDLPILRDLPAKYIYDPWRAPEEVQKSAKCIIGEHKPMVNHAEASRINIDRMKQFYQKLSCIRGLGRDTTQILPYLFEWVFLECCLYNRCAM, encoded by the exons aTGTGTCTTGGGCCaaagtgctacagcagctgcagaacagtacattgtacaacaataacaacaacaaaaa AGGAAAAGGAAACCAGCAAGCCATCCCTTTCCTTTTATGGGCAGCTGCTGTTGAGGGAGTTCTTCTATACGACTGCCACCGACAACCCCTGCTTTGACAAAATGGAGGgaaaccctgtgtgtgtccagatcCCTTGGGACAGAAACCCAGAGACGCTGGCCAAATGGGCAGAGGGACGTCC AGACCTGTGGATCAGCTGAGAGGAAGGCATGAAG GTCTTTGAGGAGTTGAGGTTGGATGCAGATTGGAGCACCAACGCTGGCAGCTGGACGTGCTTCTCCTACAGTTCATTTTACGAGCAGGTCTTCCGCTGTTACTGCCCTGCAGGATTTGGACGAAGCACAGACCCCAGCGTCACATATA TCAGGCGTGACTTGCCCATATTGAGAGACCTTCCAGCCAAATACATCTACGATCCCTGGAGGGCCCCAGAGGAAGTGCAGAAATCAGCAAAGTGCATCATAGGAGAGCACAAGCCTATGGTGAACCATGCTGAAGCCAGCCGCATCAACATTGAT CGGATGAAACAATTTTACCAGAAGCTTTCCTGCATTAGAGGACTGGGTAGGGACACGACTCAGATACTCCCATATTTATTTGAATGGGTTTTTCTGGAATGCTGCTTGTATAACAGATGTGCCATGTAA